One Candidatus Zixiibacteriota bacterium DNA window includes the following coding sequences:
- a CDS encoding ketoacyl-ACP synthase III, which translates to MNGRITGLGSYAPARRLTNSDLEKMVNTSDEWIFSRSGIRERRICSSDETNSDMAVAAARKALDMARLRPEDIELILVGTVTPDYRLPSNACIMQKKMGMFNAAAIDIAAACAAFINGLSIANAFIKSGQYKRVLVVGVEKLSSITDYTDRSTCVLFGDGAGAVVLEACDDDRGVLSTFLKSDGRYAELLWIPHGGSMNPVLAPDSDRCSVYLKMNGSEVFKHAVKMMGDASLKALASAGLTGDDVTLMVPHQANIRIIEATAKRLRVPMERVFLNIAMYGNTSSASVPMAMDAALRAGRIKDGDIILMAAFGGGLTWASAVVRW; encoded by the coding sequence ATAAACGGCAGAATAACCGGCTTAGGATCCTACGCCCCGGCGCGGCGCTTGACCAATAGTGATCTCGAAAAAATGGTCAATACCTCTGATGAGTGGATTTTCAGCCGATCCGGTATCAGAGAGCGCCGAATATGCAGTTCGGATGAAACCAATTCCGATATGGCGGTGGCGGCCGCAAGAAAGGCTCTGGATATGGCCAGGCTGCGACCCGAGGACATTGAATTGATTCTGGTGGGCACGGTGACGCCGGACTACCGCCTTCCCTCCAACGCCTGTATCATGCAGAAGAAAATGGGGATGTTTAATGCTGCCGCCATCGATATTGCGGCGGCATGTGCCGCATTTATAAATGGCTTATCGATCGCCAATGCCTTCATAAAATCCGGTCAGTACAAGCGGGTTCTGGTGGTGGGTGTGGAAAAACTCAGTTCCATAACCGACTACACCGACCGCAGCACTTGCGTTCTCTTCGGGGATGGAGCGGGAGCGGTTGTCTTGGAAGCCTGTGATGATGATCGCGGGGTACTATCTACCTTCCTGAAATCTGATGGTCGATATGCCGAATTGCTCTGGATTCCCCACGGTGGGTCAATGAACCCGGTTCTTGCCCCGGACTCTGATCGGTGCAGCGTATATCTCAAAATGAACGGCAGCGAAGTTTTTAAACATGCGGTCAAAATGATGGGCGACGCCTCTTTGAAGGCTCTGGCCAGCGCGGGCCTGACAGGAGATGATGTTACCCTGATGGTCCCGCATCAAGCCAATATCAGAATAATCGAGGCTACCGCCAAGAGGCTCCGTGTTCCCATGGAGAGAGTGTTCCTTAATATTGCCATGTATGGTAATACCTCGTCGGCATCCGTTCCCATGGCAATGGATGCGGCCCTGCGGGCCGGCAGGATCAAGGATGGCGATATTATTCTCATGGCTGCTTTTGGCGGAGGATTGACCTGGGCCTCGGCTGTGGTCAGATGGTAG
- the plsX gene encoding phosphate acyltransferase PlsX translates to MSNSDTVITVALDVMGADAGPESIMEGGLQAAVEKGNALKLVFVGKVEVINDFIKKQKIIPSNVTIENAAHAVAMSDTATDGIRKKTSSIAVGLTMQKEKRADAFVSAGNTGAVMASSILILGRIEGVSRPAIISFFPTVRRKPTLVLDVGANVDCKPTHLFQFGLMGSIYASLMGGRTSPRVGLLSIGEERSKGNEAVLATHELFDKSDLNFIGNVEGRDVLTGEVDVIATDGFSGNILLKFAESVEGFLTQQIRHQIQTNLFSRVGAALLSPFLRRLRRTFDYSEHGGAPLLGVDGVSIICHGSSSPKAIKNAVIVAIEMVRHRIAANIREELAITNNGNSNGQEDKRQNNRLRILRPGAALDQ, encoded by the coding sequence ATGAGCAATAGCGACACAGTTATCACAGTGGCACTCGACGTGATGGGGGCTGATGCTGGTCCCGAATCGATAATGGAGGGTGGATTGCAGGCGGCCGTGGAAAAGGGGAACGCCCTTAAACTGGTGTTTGTAGGCAAGGTGGAAGTCATCAATGATTTTATCAAGAAGCAGAAGATTATTCCATCCAATGTCACGATCGAAAATGCCGCCCATGCCGTGGCTATGAGCGATACGGCCACCGACGGTATCCGAAAGAAGACCTCTTCCATAGCGGTCGGATTGACGATGCAGAAAGAGAAACGAGCCGATGCCTTTGTATCCGCCGGCAATACCGGGGCTGTGATGGCTTCATCGATATTGATTCTGGGAAGAATCGAGGGAGTCAGCCGCCCGGCCATTATCTCCTTTTTCCCGACGGTGCGGAGGAAACCGACGCTGGTTCTCGATGTTGGGGCCAATGTCGACTGCAAACCGACACACCTGTTTCAATTCGGCCTGATGGGTTCCATTTATGCGTCACTTATGGGTGGACGCACCTCTCCCCGTGTCGGCTTACTTTCGATTGGGGAAGAAAGAAGCAAAGGTAACGAGGCGGTCCTGGCCACCCACGAGCTCTTCGATAAATCGGACCTGAATTTTATCGGGAATGTCGAAGGCCGGGATGTTTTGACCGGGGAAGTGGATGTGATTGCCACCGATGGTTTCTCCGGAAATATACTGCTTAAATTTGCAGAATCGGTGGAAGGGTTTTTGACGCAACAAATAAGGCACCAGATTCAGACTAATCTCTTTTCCCGCGTCGGAGCGGCTCTCCTCTCGCCTTTTCTGAGAAGGTTACGCCGGACCTTCGATTATAGCGAGCATGGCGGTGCTCCTCTTCTGGGTGTTGATGGGGTTTCAATTATTTGCCACGGCTCTTCATCGCCCAAGGCGATAAAGAATGCCGTCATTGTCGCCATAGAGATGGTGCGTCACAGGATTGCCGCCAATATCCGCGAGGAGTTGGCTATCACCAACAACGGAAACAGCAATGGACAGGAAGATAAACGGCAGAATAACCGGCTTAGGATCCTACGCCCCGGCGCGGCGCTTGACCAATAG
- the rpmF gene encoding 50S ribosomal protein L32, which yields MPLPKRRHSHTRGRKRRTHWKLSAPNVVECSHCHQPRLPHHICPHCGYYNGTQITTPKEA from the coding sequence ATGCCACTACCAAAACGAAGACATTCGCACACCCGCGGCCGCAAGAGAAGAACCCACTGGAAGCTTTCAGCACCCAATGTGGTGGAATGCTCTCATTGCCATCAGCCGAGACTTCCCCATCATATCTGCCCCCATTGCGGTTATTATAATGGGACGCAGATTACCACTCCCAAGGAAGCCTGA
- a CDS encoding DUF177 domain-containing protein — protein MNLDLRDFESFPVEVTLESEADSIEYAIDGVAFRDLMTVKVNIQKVDGEFYCQGYVTAPVEQECSRCLALFDAELSGDFGFIIRTGEGKTEVAQTIEEDIVKVKAYDPVVELDEIIRQSLILSRPLKALCRQDCKGLCPSCGADLNEETCDCKSVETDERWEGLKDLLE, from the coding sequence ATGAATTTGGACCTGCGTGACTTTGAGTCTTTCCCCGTCGAAGTAACGCTGGAATCGGAGGCGGATAGCATTGAATACGCCATAGATGGTGTCGCCTTCAGAGACCTTATGACGGTGAAAGTAAACATACAGAAGGTGGATGGCGAATTTTATTGCCAAGGATATGTAACGGCGCCGGTGGAACAGGAATGTTCGCGGTGTCTGGCGCTGTTTGATGCGGAACTTTCCGGAGATTTTGGCTTTATAATAAGAACCGGCGAAGGGAAAACAGAGGTAGCACAGACGATTGAGGAAGATATTGTCAAGGTTAAAGCCTATGACCCGGTCGTAGAATTGGATGAAATAATCAGGCAGTCGTTGATTTTGTCTCGCCCGTTGAAAGCGCTGTGCCGTCAGGATTGTAAGGGATTGTGTCCCAGCTGCGGCGCCGACCTGAATGAAGAAACCTGCGATTGCAAAAGTGTAGAGACCGATGAAAGGTGGGAGGGTCTGAAAGACCTGTTGGAATAG
- the atpC gene encoding ATP synthase F1 subunit epsilon: MFRLSIVTPEQVFYEGEVSSMIIPGSEGYLGVLTDHAPLITAVIPGKLTIKDESMQEIILSVTYGFFEISSNTASLLVDAVEYAGRIDLEKARRALERAQQRLTEGPSGMVDSARARRALERAKSRIRIVQEEDTE; the protein is encoded by the coding sequence ATGTTTAGACTGAGCATTGTCACTCCGGAACAGGTTTTCTATGAAGGGGAGGTCTCCTCAATGATTATTCCCGGCAGCGAGGGGTACCTGGGTGTTCTTACCGACCATGCCCCTTTGATTACGGCTGTTATCCCGGGTAAACTGACCATCAAAGACGAATCGATGCAGGAGATCATTCTATCGGTTACTTATGGTTTCTTTGAAATTTCCTCGAATACGGCCTCTCTGCTGGTAGATGCGGTCGAATATGCCGGACGGATTGACCTGGAAAAAGCCCGGCGGGCTCTTGAACGCGCGCAACAGAGGCTGACCGAGGGCCCTTCGGGAATGGTAGATTCTGCTCGCGCCCGCCGCGCGCTGGAGCGGGCCAAGAGTCGAATAAGGATTGTTCAGGAAGAAGACACCGAATAG
- the atpD gene encoding F0F1 ATP synthase subunit beta, whose amino-acid sequence MAENIGKVVQVIGPTVDCEFESDKLPEILSAIRIEDKERNINLTVEASLHIGDNIIRCVALASTDGLVRGMKAIDTGGPITVPVGPKTLGRVFNLLGQTIDEMGELPADNKRYPIHRPAPTFEEQDTSTLMFETGIKVIDLLEPYPKGGKVGLFGGAGVGKTVIIQELIRNIATEHGGYSVFCGVGERTREGNDLWLEMKHSGVIAKTVMVFGQMNEPPGARLRVGLSGLTMAEYFRDEEHQDVLIFIDNIFRFVQAGSEVSALLGRMPSAVGYQPTLGTEMGALQERITSTTAGSITSVQAIYVPADDLTDPAPATTFSHLDATTVLSRQISDMGIYPAVDPLSSTSRILDPNIVGKEHYRVARAVQRVLQRYKDLQDIIAILGIDELSEDDKLIVGRARKIQKFFSQPFFVAEEFTGRPGKYVKIEDTIKGFADLVDGKLDHVREQAFYMAGGLDEVLDNNEKMK is encoded by the coding sequence ATGGCTGAAAATATCGGGAAAGTGGTGCAGGTTATCGGTCCGACTGTAGACTGCGAATTTGAATCAGATAAGCTTCCGGAAATTCTGAGCGCCATCCGGATCGAAGATAAGGAAAGAAATATCAATCTCACGGTGGAAGCCTCGCTGCACATCGGTGATAATATCATTCGCTGCGTGGCGTTGGCTTCAACCGACGGTCTGGTGCGGGGCATGAAGGCCATTGATACCGGCGGTCCCATAACCGTGCCGGTCGGCCCCAAAACACTTGGCCGAGTTTTCAACCTCCTCGGTCAAACAATCGACGAAATGGGTGAACTGCCCGCCGATAATAAGCGATATCCGATTCATCGTCCCGCCCCCACTTTTGAGGAACAGGATACCTCCACCCTGATGTTCGAAACCGGAATCAAAGTCATTGACCTGCTCGAACCATATCCCAAGGGCGGCAAGGTCGGTCTTTTCGGCGGCGCTGGAGTAGGCAAAACCGTCATTATTCAGGAATTGATTCGCAACATTGCCACCGAACACGGGGGGTATTCGGTTTTCTGCGGCGTCGGGGAACGGACTCGCGAAGGCAACGACCTCTGGCTGGAAATGAAACATTCGGGTGTGATTGCCAAAACAGTCATGGTTTTCGGACAGATGAATGAACCTCCCGGCGCCAGGTTGCGGGTGGGGCTATCAGGTTTGACGATGGCCGAATATTTCCGTGATGAAGAGCACCAGGATGTCCTCATTTTCATCGACAATATTTTCCGCTTTGTCCAGGCCGGTTCGGAGGTTTCCGCTCTACTGGGCCGAATGCCGTCAGCGGTCGGCTATCAACCGACTCTGGGGACGGAGATGGGCGCCCTTCAGGAACGGATTACCTCGACCACGGCGGGGTCGATCACCTCGGTGCAGGCGATCTATGTTCCGGCCGACGACTTGACCGATCCGGCTCCGGCCACGACCTTCTCGCATCTTGATGCCACCACCGTACTGTCACGCCAGATTTCCGATATGGGAATTTATCCGGCGGTTGACCCTCTGTCATCAACCTCACGAATTCTGGATCCGAATATTGTCGGCAAGGAGCATTATCGGGTGGCCAGGGCTGTTCAACGGGTTTTGCAGCGCTATAAAGATTTGCAGGATATCATCGCCATCCTCGGTATCGATGAATTGTCAGAAGATGATAAATTGATCGTCGGCCGCGCTCGCAAAATACAAAAGTTTTTCTCTCAGCCGTTTTTCGTGGCGGAAGAGTTCACCGGAAGGCCGGGCAAGTATGTGAAGATCGAAGATACGATAAAGGGTTTTGCCGATCTGGTTGACGGCAAGCTGGACCATGTAAGGGAGCAGGCTTTCTATATGGCGGGGGGATTGGATGAAGTCCTTGATAATAATGAGAAAATGAAATAA
- the atpG gene encoding ATP synthase F1 subunit gamma: MPTLRDVKKRIRSVISTRQITKAMEMVAATKLRKAQAKIMQVRPYSHKLEEILHSLSAASGELTHPFFEKRDIRKQTLVLITSDRGLCGSFNTNILRRATEWLEGKEKEKDKVELVLIGKRGNDFFKRRNWGIAGKFSDWFGNLNYEKAREVAEFLTARFLSGQTDEIIIIYTRFLSTVRYKVIDERYLPVERPAIDERTGGRIEYIFEPSPEGIFADLMPRYALTKIVTVLADSFASEHGTRMIAMGAATNNAAEVIDSLTLQYNKARQAAITKELLEIVSGAEALKG, translated from the coding sequence ATGCCGACCTTACGTGATGTCAAGAAGAGAATCCGCTCGGTTATTTCCACCCGACAGATAACGAAGGCGATGGAAATGGTGGCGGCGACCAAGCTTCGCAAGGCCCAGGCGAAAATTATGCAGGTGCGCCCCTATTCTCATAAACTGGAGGAAATACTGCATTCTCTCTCGGCGGCTTCGGGGGAATTGACTCATCCCTTTTTCGAAAAGAGGGATATCCGCAAACAAACCCTGGTGCTGATTACCTCCGATCGCGGATTGTGCGGCTCTTTCAATACCAATATTCTTCGTCGCGCAACGGAATGGCTGGAAGGCAAAGAGAAAGAAAAAGATAAGGTTGAACTGGTATTAATTGGAAAAAGGGGAAATGATTTTTTCAAGCGGAGGAATTGGGGAATAGCCGGTAAGTTCAGTGACTGGTTCGGCAATCTCAATTATGAGAAGGCCCGTGAAGTGGCGGAATTTCTGACGGCCAGATTCTTAAGCGGCCAGACCGATGAAATCATTATCATCTATACCCGCTTTTTATCCACCGTGAGATATAAGGTTATCGATGAGCGATATCTTCCGGTCGAGCGCCCCGCCATTGATGAAAGAACAGGCGGTCGCATTGAATATATCTTCGAACCATCGCCCGAGGGGATATTTGCCGACCTGATGCCGCGTTATGCCTTAACCAAAATTGTGACGGTGCTGGCTGATTCGTTTGCCTCGGAGCATGGGACACGTATGATTGCGATGGGGGCCGCCACCAACAATGCCGCAGAGGTGATTGATTCTCTTACTTTGCAATATAATAAAGCCCGCCAGGCGGCTATAACCAAAGAGCTTCTGGAAATTGTCTCGGGAGCCGAGGCCCTTAAGGGCTAA
- the atpA gene encoding F0F1 ATP synthase subunit alpha: MGLNPEEVSSIIKKEVERYQTKLEMESVGTVLQVGDGIARIWGLEDVMMSELIQFPGDVIGMVLNLEADNVGAAIFGSPKVIKEGDTVRRTGRVAQVPVGNALIGRVVDPLGQPLDGKGPVVTDKFRVLEGTAPNVVQRQPVKEPVQTGLKAIDSMIPIGRGQRELIIGDRQTGKTALAIDTIINQKGTGVFCIYVAIGQKSSTVAKVVKTLEEHGAMEYTTVVVASASDPAPMQFIAPYAGCAIGEEFLYTGRHVVVIYDDLSKHAQAYRQLSLLLRRPPGREAYPGDIFYLHSRLLERAAKLKDDQGGGSLTALPIIETQAGDVAAYIPTNVISITDGQIFLESDLFFSGIRPAINVGISVSRVGGNAQTKAMKKVAGSLRLDLAQYRELAAFAQFGSDLDEATLKQLTRGEKMVELLKQGQYVPMTLARQVIIIWAGVNGYLDDVPTERIADFEKGLFEYCSSKFPDIEFMILKEKDISSDTAGKLRDAVTQFKKEFTGK; this comes from the coding sequence ATGGGTCTTAATCCGGAAGAAGTCTCTTCCATAATAAAGAAGGAAGTTGAGAGATACCAAACCAAGCTGGAGATGGAGTCGGTCGGCACCGTGCTTCAGGTAGGCGACGGCATCGCGCGGATATGGGGACTGGAAGACGTGATGATGTCGGAACTGATCCAATTCCCCGGGGATGTTATCGGGATGGTTTTGAATCTCGAGGCGGATAATGTCGGCGCGGCCATTTTTGGTTCGCCGAAGGTTATCAAAGAGGGCGACACGGTACGGCGCACGGGGCGGGTGGCGCAGGTGCCGGTGGGAAATGCCCTTATCGGCAGGGTTGTTGATCCTCTGGGACAACCTCTCGACGGCAAAGGGCCGGTGGTTACCGATAAATTTCGTGTACTGGAAGGAACGGCACCCAATGTCGTTCAGCGGCAACCGGTAAAAGAGCCGGTTCAGACCGGTTTGAAGGCGATTGATTCTATGATACCGATCGGCCGCGGTCAGCGCGAGCTTATTATCGGCGATCGCCAGACCGGCAAGACCGCTCTGGCAATTGACACCATTATTAATCAGAAGGGAACGGGTGTCTTTTGCATTTATGTCGCCATCGGTCAGAAATCGTCAACGGTGGCCAAGGTTGTGAAAACGCTTGAGGAGCATGGCGCCATGGAGTATACGACGGTGGTGGTCGCCAGCGCCTCTGATCCGGCGCCGATGCAATTTATCGCTCCTTATGCGGGTTGCGCCATAGGCGAAGAATTCCTCTATACCGGGCGACACGTGGTGGTGATATATGATGACCTTTCCAAACATGCCCAGGCTTATCGCCAGTTGTCGCTTTTATTGCGCCGTCCGCCGGGTCGAGAAGCCTATCCCGGCGATATCTTCTATCTCCATTCCCGCCTTCTGGAGCGGGCGGCCAAGCTGAAAGACGATCAGGGCGGCGGCTCTCTGACGGCGCTGCCGATCATTGAAACCCAGGCGGGTGACGTGGCGGCTTATATTCCGACCAACGTTATCTCTATCACCGATGGTCAAATATTCCTGGAATCGGATCTCTTTTTCTCAGGCATTCGCCCGGCTATCAATGTCGGTATTTCGGTCTCGCGCGTCGGCGGTAATGCACAGACAAAAGCTATGAAAAAGGTCGCCGGTTCGCTGCGGCTTGATCTGGCGCAGTATCGTGAATTGGCCGCCTTTGCTCAGTTTGGCTCTGATCTGGATGAAGCAACATTGAAGCAATTGACCCGCGGCGAGAAAATGGTGGAACTGTTGAAACAGGGACAATATGTCCCGATGACGCTGGCCCGCCAAGTCATAATTATCTGGGCCGGTGTCAATGGTTACCTCGATGATGTTCCAACCGAGCGGATCGCCGATTTCGAGAAGGGTCTTTTTGAATATTGTTCCTCGAAATTCCCGGATATTGAATTTATGATTTTGAAGGAAAAGGATATTTCCAGCGATACCGCCGGCAAGCTTCGCGACGCCGTAACGCAATTCAAGAAGGAGTTTACGGGAAAATAA
- the atpH gene encoding ATP synthase F1 subunit delta yields the protein MLAQQIAAKYGRALFELAKERNLIDVAWEQFNALSEYLGKDKTFMDFMAAPQIPDSQKHELMTKVFGERLTHPFFEFLLVLVDKHRMNFLPEIIEEFDRLVRIERGIVSAICITTAPITPEEREKLIDRLARKSGLKIELEERVDELIIGGMIVIFQNQIIDGSIRYALGLLRNRLMKTKVH from the coding sequence ATGCTCGCGCAACAAATTGCTGCAAAATACGGCCGTGCCCTTTTTGAGCTGGCCAAGGAACGAAATCTCATTGATGTCGCCTGGGAGCAATTCAATGCGCTGTCGGAATATCTCGGGAAGGATAAAACTTTCATGGATTTCATGGCGGCGCCGCAGATTCCCGATTCGCAAAAACATGAATTGATGACCAAAGTTTTCGGCGAGCGGCTTACCCATCCTTTTTTCGAGTTCCTGCTGGTGCTGGTGGATAAACACCGGATGAATTTCCTTCCGGAAATAATCGAGGAATTTGATCGGCTGGTTCGCATAGAGCGGGGTATTGTCAGCGCGATCTGCATCACGACAGCCCCCATCACTCCGGAGGAAAGGGAAAAACTGATTGACCGGCTGGCCCGGAAATCGGGGCTGAAGATTGAGTTAGAGGAACGAGTTGACGAATTGATTATCGGCGGCATGATTGTTATTTTTCAGAATCAGATTATCGACGGGTCGATCCGCTATGCGCTCGGCCTGCTGCGTAACCGTTTGATGAAGACGAAAGTGCATTGA
- the atpF gene encoding F0F1 ATP synthase subunit B — MSIEISQVITHILGFLITVWLLKRFAWRPLLHMMDERRQKIKDEFQHIDEEKAKAAQLLTEYEERIRGIELERRQKIADAIAEGHKIASEIKTDAQEEARGIVTRTSEQLQRDVEKAKVQLKEDIVNITMAAAERILHEKVDQKKERELIDKFIDGIEKA, encoded by the coding sequence TCACAGGTCATCACCCATATCCTCGGTTTTCTCATTACGGTTTGGCTGCTGAAAAGGTTTGCCTGGAGGCCGTTGCTCCATATGATGGATGAAAGGCGTCAGAAAATAAAGGACGAATTTCAGCATATCGATGAAGAAAAGGCAAAGGCGGCCCAGCTTCTTACGGAATATGAAGAAAGGATCCGGGGGATTGAACTCGAAAGGCGGCAGAAGATCGCCGATGCAATCGCCGAAGGCCACAAGATAGCTTCCGAGATTAAAACGGATGCCCAGGAAGAAGCGCGGGGGATTGTAACGCGGACTTCCGAACAGTTGCAGCGCGATGTGGAAAAGGCCAAAGTCCAGTTGAAGGAAGATATAGTTAATATCACTATGGCCGCGGCCGAGCGAATTCTTCACGAAAAGGTGGACCAGAAAAAAGAACGGGAGCTGATCGACAAATTCATCGACGGTATTGAGAAGGCTTAA